A section of the Methanosarcina mazei S-6 genome encodes:
- a CDS encoding PLD nuclease N-terminal domain-containing protein, translating into MIFGFVLVFSFIFWVWTLADCLRKETDEGNTRLIWVIVIVFTYIVGALLYYLIRRPKRVKELGYTKGIQTI; encoded by the coding sequence TTGATATTTGGATTTGTTCTTGTTTTTTCTTTTATTTTCTGGGTGTGGACCCTTGCCGATTGCCTACGAAAAGAAACAGATGAAGGAAACACGCGCCTTATCTGGGTCATAGTTATTGTTTTTACATATATTGTAGGAGCTCTTCTTTACTACCTTATCAGGCGGCCTAAAAGAGTCAAAGAACTTGGATATACTAAAGGAATTCAGACTATATGA
- a CDS encoding heavy metal translocating P-type ATPase — protein sequence MGDMHAEEESLDYGQHEEMKHEQYPDVDHEQSEEMKYEQQEGMGHEGHSPSGRKDHGDHHTHMLEDFRRRFIVSLILTFPVLLLSPTIQDFFNFEISFPGADFIVFLISSVVYFYGGYPFLKGIKQELAEKSPGMMTLIAIAISVAYFYSSAVVFGLHGEVFFWELVTLIDVMLLGHWLEMRSVMGASRALEELVKIMPSVAHLRQNGEIVDVGVEQLRIGDKVLVKPGEKVPVDGTVVEGASSVNESMLTGESEPVTKTEGSEVIGGSINGEAAFVVEVKKTGKDTYLNQVVELVRTAQESRSKTQDLANRAALYLTIIALTVGTLTFVLWTLFGQALVFALERAVTVMVITCPHALGLAIPLVVAVSTSMAAKSGLLIRDRQAFEKARSLEAVIFDKTGTLTEGRFGVTDIVSLSGGGNKTNDRNDENHILGLAASLEAISEHPIARGIIDSAKEKGIEPSQVEKFSSIPGKGIEGIIEGKKYLVVSPGYLEEIGIVLEDEKIEKIKEQGKTVVFLLEGKRVLGALALADIVRKESREAVLKLKGMGIKCLMLTGDNRFVAAWVSRELELDDYFAEVLPHEKAAKVQEVQKQYVTGMVGDGVNDAPALAQADVGIAIGAGTDVAIETADIVLVKNDPRDVLYVIELSRRTYSKMYQNLLWATGYNVFAIPLAAGVLYGYGILLSPAIGAVLMSLSTVIVAINARTLKMG from the coding sequence ATGGGGGATATGCATGCCGAAGAGGAATCGCTTGACTATGGGCAGCATGAAGAAATGAAGCACGAGCAATACCCGGATGTAGATCACGAACAATCTGAGGAAATGAAATATGAACAGCAAGAAGGAATGGGGCATGAGGGACATTCGCCATCCGGGAGAAAAGACCATGGGGACCATCATACCCATATGCTTGAAGATTTCAGAAGAAGATTTATCGTTTCTCTTATACTGACGTTCCCTGTTTTGCTTCTTTCCCCGACTATCCAGGACTTTTTTAACTTTGAAATTAGTTTTCCTGGTGCAGATTTTATCGTTTTCCTGATTTCTTCCGTTGTTTATTTTTACGGCGGCTATCCTTTCCTCAAGGGAATAAAGCAGGAGCTTGCTGAGAAATCTCCAGGAATGATGACCCTTATAGCCATTGCAATCAGTGTGGCTTATTTTTACAGTTCTGCTGTAGTTTTCGGGCTTCACGGAGAGGTATTTTTCTGGGAACTGGTGACCCTTATAGATGTCATGCTGCTCGGGCACTGGCTTGAAATGCGTTCTGTAATGGGGGCTTCAAGGGCTCTTGAAGAGCTGGTTAAGATAATGCCCTCAGTTGCTCATCTGAGACAAAACGGTGAGATCGTTGATGTTGGTGTTGAGCAGCTGAGAATAGGAGACAAGGTTCTGGTCAAGCCTGGGGAAAAGGTGCCTGTTGACGGGACTGTTGTAGAAGGGGCGAGCAGTGTAAATGAATCCATGCTTACGGGGGAGTCTGAGCCTGTCACGAAAACCGAGGGAAGTGAGGTCATTGGAGGTTCGATTAACGGGGAAGCGGCTTTTGTTGTTGAAGTTAAGAAAACAGGGAAGGACACCTACCTCAATCAGGTCGTCGAACTTGTCAGGACAGCCCAGGAAAGCAGGTCAAAAACTCAGGACCTGGCAAACAGGGCAGCACTGTACCTCACTATCATAGCCCTGACTGTAGGGACTCTAACCTTTGTCCTCTGGACTCTTTTCGGGCAGGCTCTGGTCTTTGCACTTGAGAGGGCGGTTACCGTAATGGTTATCACCTGTCCGCACGCTCTCGGGCTTGCAATCCCTCTCGTGGTTGCGGTTTCGACATCAATGGCAGCAAAATCCGGGCTCCTTATCCGGGACAGGCAGGCTTTTGAAAAAGCCCGAAGCCTTGAAGCTGTTATTTTTGATAAAACCGGTACTCTTACTGAAGGCAGGTTTGGAGTAACGGATATAGTATCTCTCTCCGGCGGGGGTAACAAAACGAACGACAGGAATGATGAAAATCATATTCTTGGCCTTGCAGCTTCCCTTGAAGCCATCTCGGAACACCCTATTGCAAGAGGGATTATTGACAGTGCAAAAGAAAAAGGGATAGAACCCTCGCAGGTTGAAAAATTCAGCTCCATTCCCGGAAAAGGGATAGAAGGGATAATCGAAGGGAAGAAATACCTTGTAGTGAGCCCCGGTTATCTTGAAGAAATTGGAATCGTCCTGGAAGACGAGAAGATTGAAAAGATTAAGGAGCAGGGAAAGACCGTTGTGTTCTTGCTTGAAGGAAAGAGAGTACTTGGAGCCCTTGCCCTTGCCGATATCGTCAGGAAAGAATCAAGAGAAGCAGTCCTGAAGCTCAAAGGGATGGGAATAAAGTGCCTGATGCTTACGGGGGATAACAGATTCGTTGCTGCCTGGGTTTCCAGAGAGCTGGAGCTTGACGATTATTTTGCAGAGGTTCTCCCTCACGAAAAAGCAGCAAAAGTCCAGGAAGTCCAGAAACAGTACGTTACAGGAATGGTCGGAGATGGGGTTAATGATGCTCCTGCCCTTGCCCAGGCTGATGTGGGGATAGCTATAGGTGCGGGAACGGATGTCGCAATTGAAACTGCAGATATCGTGCTGGTTAAAAACGACCCCAGGGACGTGCTGTATGTCATTGAGCTTTCGAGGAGGACATATTCCAAGATGTACCAGAACCTTCTCTGGGCAACCGGGTACAATGTTTTTGCAATTCCGCTTGCAGCAGGAGTGCTTTATGGATATGGCATTCTATTGAGCCCTGCTATAGGTGCAGTTCTCATGAGTCTGAGTACCGTAATTGTAGCAATAAATGCAAGAACTTTAAAGATGGGGTGA
- a CDS encoding cation-translocating P-type ATPase, which translates to MTVQLDHIIPYRQTAKEVISSLDTDARNGLSVGEAGERLKKYGKNELMAEKPVPAWRKFLAQFHDVLVILLLVATLISAGMWLYERDSALPYEAIAIFAVVLLNAIMGYVQQARAEEAMAALRQMTAAQASVVRDGKRQNIPATEIVPGDIIVIEEGNTIPADARVLQSTALQTAEAALTGESLPVLKDDLPITEEVGLGDCDNMIFSGTIAVYGHGRAVVTATGMQTEMGRIAGMLKETPVETTPLQKELQRVGKMLGIIVVAIAVVIIATILLVEDVHGFSALFDVLILGVALAVAAVPESLPAVVTVVLSLGVQRMARKNAIVRHLAAVETLGSANVVASDKTGTLTRNEMTVLAVITASGRVNLEGTGYAPEGGVHKEGGEKIDGDLQFEFVRALAAADRASNAVLQERGGRWVVHGDPTEGALIVAARKAGLEAEVLNARLERIAEIPFSSERKLMSTVHNDTEQKERILAFTKGAPDVLLARCTHELVGDEIRSLTEERRAEILRRNEELAGEALRTLGVSFRVFPKKAMKQEDFDEDVEKDLVFLGLIGMIDPPRMEAKEAVARAMAAGVRPIMITGDHPKTATVIAAELGIPIHGEAVTGAELEKMPEDKLDRTVQEVSVYARVNPEHKLRIVKSLQRGGAIVAMTGDGVNDAPALKTADIGVAMGITGTDVSKEASDIVLADDNFATIVAAVEEGRAIFSNIRKFLRYLLSSNLGEVMIMFFGLLLADVIGLTEAGDNGLVLPLLATQILWINLISDGPPALALGVDPADPGIMKEPPRPREEGVITRSMWAGNLFTGAIMAVGTLLVLDASLPGGLIEGSGSLRYAQTMAFTTVVFFSLFVVFNARSDKQSAFIGMFSNKWLWGAVFLSILLQVMVVYIPFLQQAFSTVSLSPVDWLLCAAVASSVLWLRELSKIFVRAMEDKTKRDLT; encoded by the coding sequence ATGACGGTTCAGCTGGATCATATTATCCCGTATCGGCAGACGGCTAAGGAAGTAATATCCTCACTTGATACAGATGCGCGGAACGGTCTGAGCGTAGGAGAGGCTGGGGAACGCCTTAAAAAATACGGCAAGAACGAACTGATGGCAGAGAAGCCTGTGCCTGCGTGGAGGAAATTCCTGGCTCAGTTCCATGACGTACTTGTCATCCTGCTGCTTGTTGCAACCCTTATATCGGCAGGCATGTGGCTTTATGAGCGTGATTCTGCACTTCCTTACGAGGCGATTGCGATCTTTGCTGTCGTACTCCTCAATGCTATTATGGGCTATGTTCAGCAGGCACGAGCTGAGGAAGCAATGGCAGCTCTGCGTCAGATGACGGCAGCACAGGCAAGTGTCGTTCGGGACGGTAAGCGGCAGAACATTCCGGCTACTGAGATCGTGCCTGGTGATATTATTGTCATTGAAGAAGGCAACACTATCCCTGCAGATGCCCGTGTGCTTCAATCAACTGCGCTCCAAACAGCCGAAGCGGCACTGACAGGTGAAAGCCTGCCAGTTTTGAAGGACGATCTCCCGATTACGGAAGAAGTCGGACTGGGCGACTGCGATAATATGATCTTTAGCGGCACTATAGCTGTTTATGGGCATGGGCGTGCAGTGGTCACAGCAACCGGAATGCAGACCGAGATGGGACGCATTGCCGGCATGCTTAAAGAAACACCTGTAGAGACCACGCCGCTCCAGAAGGAACTTCAGCGCGTTGGCAAAATGCTCGGGATCATTGTTGTCGCCATTGCAGTCGTGATAATTGCAACAATACTTTTAGTCGAGGACGTGCACGGCTTTTCAGCCCTTTTTGACGTGCTCATTTTAGGTGTGGCACTCGCGGTCGCGGCTGTTCCTGAGAGCTTGCCTGCGGTTGTGACAGTTGTCCTCTCTCTAGGTGTTCAGCGCATGGCAAGGAAAAATGCTATCGTGCGCCATTTAGCGGCTGTAGAAACTCTTGGCTCGGCGAATGTTGTTGCTTCCGATAAGACGGGCACGCTAACCAGGAACGAGATGACCGTACTTGCGGTCATCACAGCCAGTGGGCGTGTCAATCTGGAAGGTACGGGTTACGCTCCCGAAGGCGGGGTCCATAAGGAAGGCGGAGAAAAAATTGATGGAGATCTCCAGTTTGAGTTTGTACGCGCACTTGCAGCAGCTGACCGGGCAAGCAACGCTGTGTTGCAAGAACGCGGCGGGCGCTGGGTGGTACACGGAGACCCGACTGAAGGGGCGTTGATTGTTGCGGCGCGAAAAGCCGGGCTGGAAGCTGAGGTACTCAATGCACGGCTGGAACGCATAGCAGAGATTCCTTTCTCTTCGGAACGCAAACTGATGAGTACGGTTCATAATGATACCGAACAAAAGGAACGTATTCTTGCCTTTACCAAAGGCGCACCTGATGTATTACTTGCCCGCTGTACACATGAGCTTGTAGGGGACGAGATCAGGTCTCTCACTGAGGAGCGTCGTGCAGAAATTTTGAGAAGGAATGAAGAACTCGCAGGCGAAGCCCTGAGGACTCTTGGGGTTTCTTTCCGCGTATTTCCGAAGAAGGCGATGAAGCAGGAAGATTTTGACGAGGATGTGGAGAAGGATCTCGTTTTTCTGGGATTGATCGGCATGATTGACCCTCCGCGCATGGAGGCAAAAGAAGCAGTTGCACGGGCAATGGCTGCAGGCGTTCGCCCTATTATGATTACAGGTGATCACCCTAAAACCGCCACTGTAATTGCCGCAGAACTTGGGATTCCCATCCATGGAGAAGCTGTCACGGGCGCGGAGCTTGAGAAAATGCCTGAGGATAAGCTTGACCGGACGGTTCAGGAAGTTTCGGTGTATGCGCGCGTCAATCCCGAACACAAACTTCGGATTGTGAAATCACTGCAGCGTGGCGGGGCAATTGTTGCAATGACCGGTGACGGAGTCAATGATGCTCCCGCTTTGAAAACTGCCGACATAGGCGTGGCAATGGGTATTACCGGGACAGATGTCTCCAAAGAAGCCTCCGATATCGTCCTCGCAGACGATAATTTCGCTACCATTGTCGCGGCTGTTGAAGAAGGGCGTGCGATCTTTTCCAATATTCGCAAGTTCCTGCGCTACCTGCTATCCTCAAACCTCGGGGAAGTAATGATAATGTTCTTCGGTCTGCTGCTGGCAGATGTGATCGGGCTTACTGAAGCAGGTGATAATGGGTTAGTGCTGCCGCTTCTGGCAACCCAGATCCTGTGGATAAATCTCATCTCAGACGGTCCACCTGCGCTCGCTCTCGGCGTTGATCCTGCGGACCCGGGAATAATGAAAGAACCGCCGCGCCCGCGGGAAGAAGGGGTAATCACTCGAAGCATGTGGGCTGGCAACCTCTTTACCGGTGCAATCATGGCTGTCGGGACCCTGCTCGTACTGGATGCCAGTTTACCCGGGGGTTTGATTGAAGGCTCAGGCAGCCTGCGTTATGCTCAGACAATGGCTTTTACCACTGTGGTCTTCTTTTCACTGTTTGTTGTTTTCAATGCACGTTCGGACAAACAGAGCGCTTTCATCGGGATGTTCTCAAACAAATGGCTTTGGGGAGCTGTTTTTCTGTCCATTTTACTGCAGGTAATGGTCGTCTATATCCCGTTCCTGCAACAGGCATTTTCAACAGTGAGCTTGAGCCCCGTAGACTGGCTGCTCTGCGCAGCAGTGGCAAGTTCCGTGCTGTGGCTGCGTGAATTAAGCAAAATATTTGTACGTGCGATGGAGGATAAAACAAAAAGAGATCTCACGTGA
- a CDS encoding YgaP family membrane protein, protein MNLKKLFLEENVGGFDLLFRTIYGILAILALATGLVKRSPWKWIVALIAFMGLYSSILRHCTPYAILGISTAEKK, encoded by the coding sequence ATGAACCTTAAAAAATTGTTTCTGGAAGAGAATGTAGGGGGCTTTGATCTCCTGTTCAGGACGATATACGGGATACTTGCGATTCTCGCGCTGGCAACAGGTCTTGTGAAAAGGTCGCCCTGGAAATGGATTGTTGCGCTGATAGCTTTTATGGGCCTTTACAGTTCAATCCTCAGACACTGTACTCCCTATGCTATTCTTGGAATCAGCACAGCAGAGAAAAAATAA
- a CDS encoding YcaO-related McrA-glycine thioamidation protein yields the protein MPEIKIDRSLSYIEGTQRVYDEATTLENTKNQIKKIGVTRIADITNLDRLGVPIFSSIRPSAAPGAISIYSGKGSTEQRARISAIMESFERCLAERPGLNANIAGDISAPALVESYLNARENYVTLDPGSLLLSQPYNPSSLLEWVGAYDLLNKEEVFVSANAVYHPYDSPGQCQKLFLSNTNGLASGNVLEEAILHGLLEVIERDAISTAQFTRDLGKEIVLTEEDGYLYEISRKFKDSGIDLKIWLVPTDTGIPTIIAATDDVKLKDPALLVMGAGSHLKPEIAVARAITEAAQSRVVQIQGAREDTDREGFIRSVGYDRMKRLNWFWFEEGEKISLSEVQDISKRSPAENIDVILEKLKGLTEKVLVVDLSREEVAVPVVRVIIPGFELFTIDRDRKGKRLAAGKKKEIPRNKNDKPWKRR from the coding sequence ATGCCCGAGATAAAAATTGACAGGTCTCTTTCATACATCGAAGGCACGCAGCGCGTGTACGATGAAGCCACCACTCTCGAAAACACAAAAAACCAGATAAAAAAGATAGGAGTTACCCGAATCGCAGATATCACAAACCTGGACAGGTTAGGGGTCCCAATATTTTCTTCTATTCGCCCCAGTGCAGCTCCGGGAGCGATAAGCATCTACTCAGGCAAAGGTTCAACCGAACAGAGAGCCCGAATTTCAGCAATAATGGAAAGTTTTGAGCGCTGCCTGGCAGAAAGGCCCGGCCTGAACGCAAACATTGCAGGCGATATTTCAGCTCCTGCTCTTGTTGAATCTTACCTGAACGCCAGGGAAAACTATGTTACTCTTGACCCGGGCTCCCTTCTCCTTTCCCAACCTTATAACCCGAGTTCTCTTCTTGAGTGGGTAGGAGCATACGACCTCCTGAATAAAGAAGAAGTCTTTGTGAGCGCAAACGCGGTATACCACCCGTATGATTCTCCGGGGCAGTGCCAGAAACTTTTCCTGAGTAATACCAACGGGCTGGCTTCAGGAAATGTACTTGAGGAAGCTATCCTCCACGGGCTGCTTGAAGTTATAGAAAGGGATGCAATCAGTACAGCTCAGTTTACCCGTGACCTTGGAAAAGAGATCGTGCTTACCGAAGAAGACGGATACCTGTACGAGATTTCCAGAAAATTCAAAGACTCAGGAATAGACCTCAAAATCTGGCTTGTCCCGACAGACACAGGAATTCCTACAATTATTGCGGCAACTGATGATGTAAAACTGAAAGATCCGGCCCTGCTTGTCATGGGGGCAGGCTCCCACCTTAAGCCCGAGATCGCGGTTGCAAGAGCGATAACCGAAGCTGCGCAGTCAAGGGTTGTCCAGATTCAGGGCGCAAGAGAAGATACTGATAGAGAAGGATTTATCCGCAGTGTAGGCTACGACCGCATGAAGCGCCTTAACTGGTTCTGGTTCGAGGAAGGAGAAAAGATTTCCCTCTCCGAAGTTCAGGACATCTCTAAAAGGAGCCCTGCCGAAAACATTGACGTGATCCTTGAAAAGCTGAAGGGCCTTACGGAAAAAGTGCTCGTTGTTGATCTTTCAAGAGAAGAAGTTGCAGTGCCTGTAGTAAGAGTAATCATTCCGGGCTTTGAGCTCTTCACAATAGACCGTGACCGCAAAGGAAAAAGGCTTGCTGCCGGAAAGAAGAAAGAAATTCCAAGAAACAAAAACGATAAGCCCTGGAAAAGAAGATAA
- a CDS encoding TfuA-related McrA-glycine thioamidation protein, which produces MENEMKEKAVIFTGNSISHEDAKKILLANYQPPVRRFQLEKFIQQGYKVMGIIDGIFFDRAAVGHREIISALNAGVRVVGGASMGALRASELDTHGMIGVGKVYEWYRDGVIESDDEVAISTNPETFEPISVPLVNIRETLKAALGAGILSEKEYEDILELAISTYYPDRSYLGLTKEGAKKGLISEEKRKLLLDFCINSEVDVKKRDAVLVIETVKRLVEETEV; this is translated from the coding sequence GTGGAAAATGAAATGAAAGAAAAAGCAGTCATTTTTACCGGAAACAGCATAAGCCATGAGGACGCAAAAAAAATTCTCCTGGCTAATTACCAGCCCCCTGTGCGCAGGTTCCAGCTTGAAAAATTTATCCAGCAGGGGTATAAGGTCATGGGAATTATAGATGGAATTTTCTTTGACCGGGCTGCAGTAGGGCACAGAGAAATAATTTCTGCCCTTAACGCAGGAGTGAGGGTTGTGGGTGGTGCAAGCATGGGGGCACTCAGGGCTTCTGAACTTGATACACATGGGATGATCGGCGTAGGAAAGGTCTATGAATGGTACAGGGACGGTGTAATTGAATCTGATGACGAGGTTGCCATCAGTACCAACCCTGAAACCTTTGAACCCATTTCCGTGCCGCTGGTAAACATAAGGGAGACCCTTAAAGCTGCTCTGGGTGCCGGAATTTTAAGCGAAAAAGAATATGAGGATATTCTTGAGCTTGCAATCAGTACCTATTACCCTGACCGCAGTTATCTCGGGCTTACGAAAGAAGGGGCTAAAAAAGGTCTCATCTCTGAAGAAAAAAGGAAACTACTACTTGATTTTTGCATTAACAGTGAAGTCGATGTAAAAAAACGGGATGCAGTTCTTGTGATTGAGACTGTAAAAAGGCTTGTCGAAGAGACTGAGGTTTAA
- a CDS encoding universal stress protein has product MEGNIEMKSRPRRQILIATDGSETANEAADFGIEMVGCSGAKVFALYVIDVTPYRSVSLDKIWSKETLDEFEKAGYEATAYIEKIGKAAGVEVETRVLKGHPAEKIISFAEDNNIDMIIVGSLGKGGYERVVLGSVSEKIVRHSKVPVLVVREKHKRDKKLIQA; this is encoded by the coding sequence ATGGAAGGAAACATTGAGATGAAATCCAGACCGCGAAGACAGATACTGATCGCTACCGACGGTTCAGAGACCGCAAACGAAGCCGCAGATTTCGGGATAGAAATGGTTGGGTGCAGCGGGGCAAAAGTATTTGCCCTGTATGTTATTGATGTAACACCCTACCGCTCAGTTTCACTGGATAAAATCTGGTCAAAAGAAACTCTTGATGAATTCGAGAAAGCTGGGTATGAAGCAACCGCTTATATAGAGAAAATTGGAAAAGCTGCCGGAGTCGAAGTCGAAACCAGGGTGCTCAAAGGACATCCGGCTGAAAAGATTATAAGTTTTGCAGAGGACAACAATATAGATATGATCATAGTCGGTTCGCTTGGAAAAGGCGGATATGAGCGCGTTGTGCTCGGAAGCGTGTCTGAAAAAATTGTAAGGCACTCAAAAGTCCCGGTTCTGGTTGTCCGGGAAAAGCACAAAAGAGACAAAAAATTGATACAGGCATAA
- a CDS encoding universal stress protein, whose amino-acid sequence MGRDLYKKILIATDGSENGAQAINAGIEIARLSQGKVYALYVIDNTCYPAEKWNPKLKTAMEEQFKAFGLEMTATVEEAAKAAGIDVEFVIREGHPAEKILDFAEKQDIDMIVVGSLGKTDAERFLLGSVSEKVVRNAKVPVLVVREKSL is encoded by the coding sequence ATGGGGAGAGATCTTTACAAAAAGATCCTGATTGCTACTGACGGTTCGGAGAACGGGGCGCAGGCAATAAACGCAGGAATAGAAATTGCAAGGCTGAGCCAGGGGAAAGTCTACGCTCTTTATGTTATTGATAACACATGTTATCCAGCCGAAAAATGGAACCCTAAATTGAAAACGGCAATGGAAGAACAGTTTAAGGCTTTTGGGCTTGAAATGACAGCAACGGTCGAAGAGGCTGCAAAAGCAGCGGGCATTGATGTGGAGTTCGTAATCCGGGAAGGGCATCCGGCTGAAAAAATACTGGATTTTGCGGAAAAGCAGGACATTGATATGATTGTCGTAGGCTCGCTTGGGAAAACAGATGCTGAACGCTTTCTGCTTGGGAGCGTATCTGAAAAAGTTGTAAGGAACGCAAAAGTTCCGGTACTTGTCGTACGTGAAAAGAGCCTTTAA
- a CDS encoding universal stress protein: MEGSNEKFKPQKILIATDGSEASEKAADFGIETLRFEGAKVYAVYVIDTGSYGSVPVDEKKFKKIERLEEIGHKATSYVEKKATAAGMKVESIVLKGNPAEEIVDFAEEQRVDMIVVGSLGKSGIKRFMLGSVSEKVVRRAKIPVLVVREQKEIKPQKQILIAADCSKATEKAVDFGIEIAKLNGAKVYAVHVIDPIFNDLMEEAWAENAYEQFKKIGREAVSYVEEKANAAGVKVESAVLEGNPAEEIVDFAEEQKVDMIVVGSLGKSGYEQFAIGSVSSKVLRNAKVPVLIVHDIYEFVELFRRCQKSEEVLTPVAGEKEQ, translated from the coding sequence ATGGAAGGGAGTAATGAAAAATTCAAACCACAAAAAATTCTGATAGCTACGGACGGTTCAGAAGCCTCTGAAAAAGCAGCAGATTTCGGGATAGAGACTTTGAGATTTGAGGGAGCAAAGGTCTATGCTGTATATGTCATTGATACAGGTTCTTATGGCTCAGTTCCAGTTGACGAGAAGAAGTTTAAAAAAATAGAGCGGCTTGAGGAAATAGGGCATAAAGCAACCTCTTACGTTGAGAAAAAGGCAACAGCTGCTGGAATGAAAGTCGAATCCATAGTGCTTAAAGGAAATCCAGCTGAAGAAATTGTGGATTTTGCAGAAGAGCAGAGAGTCGACATGATCGTCGTAGGCTCGCTTGGAAAAAGTGGAATCAAGCGTTTTATGCTTGGAAGTGTATCCGAAAAAGTTGTAAGGCGTGCAAAAATCCCTGTACTGGTTGTCAGGGAACAAAAAGAAATAAAACCACAAAAACAAATTTTGATAGCTGCCGACTGCTCAAAAGCTACTGAAAAAGCAGTGGATTTCGGGATAGAAATTGCAAAGTTAAATGGGGCAAAAGTCTATGCCGTACATGTCATCGATCCAATTTTTAATGACTTAATGGAGGAAGCGTGGGCAGAAAATGCGTATGAGCAATTTAAGAAAATTGGTCGTGAAGCAGTATCTTATGTTGAGGAAAAGGCAAATGCTGCCGGAGTGAAAGTTGAATCCGCAGTACTCGAAGGGAATCCGGCTGAAGAAATTGTGGACTTTGCAGAAGAGCAAAAAGTTGACATGATCGTCGTGGGCTCGCTTGGAAAAAGCGGATATGAACAGTTCGCGATTGGAAGCGTATCTTCAAAAGTCTTAAGGAACGCAAAAGTCCCGGTACTGATAGTACACGATATCTATGAATTTGTCGAGCTTTTCCGCCGTTGCCAAAAGAGTGAAGAAGTCCTGACCCCCGTCGCGGGCGAGAAAGAACAGTGA
- a CDS encoding universal stress protein, whose protein sequence is MKRNPYRKILLATDGSENSKSAACSGLEIARCTGAEVYAVYIAGISCCSPIMPESYDWEIGKEGSEAVAEIEELGKKINVKVNPVLLQGYPAQELLEFAEKNDIDMIVMGTQGKTGIDRFLLGGVTEKVIRNSKAEVLVVRSPCP, encoded by the coding sequence ATGAAACGAAATCCTTACAGGAAAATTCTACTTGCAACAGACGGTTCGGAAAACTCAAAAAGTGCAGCCTGTTCAGGGCTTGAGATTGCAAGGTGTACCGGCGCTGAGGTATATGCCGTATATATCGCCGGAATTTCCTGCTGTTCTCCGATTATGCCTGAAAGTTATGACTGGGAGATAGGAAAAGAGGGAAGTGAAGCCGTTGCCGAGATAGAGGAACTGGGAAAAAAAATAAATGTAAAGGTAAATCCTGTCCTTCTTCAGGGGTATCCTGCTCAGGAACTTCTGGAATTTGCAGAAAAAAATGATATTGATATGATTGTCATGGGGACACAGGGAAAAACCGGAATTGACCGGTTCCTCCTTGGAGGTGTTACGGAAAAAGTTATAAGAAATTCAAAAGCGGAAGTGCTGGTCGTACGCTCTCCCTGCCCCTGA